The proteins below are encoded in one region of Nitrospira lenta:
- the acpP gene encoding acyl carrier protein, with the protein MATVDERVKKIIAEQLGVEEDEVVAEASFVEDLGADSLDTVELVMALEEEFEIEIPDEDAEKILTVGKALDYIKEKS; encoded by the coding sequence ATGGCAACTGTTGATGAGCGCGTGAAAAAGATTATTGCCGAGCAACTCGGCGTTGAGGAAGATGAGGTGGTTGCCGAAGCCTCCTTCGTCGAGGACTTGGGAGCCGACTCACTCGATACTGTCGAGCTGGTGATGGCGCTTGAGGAAGAATTCGAGATCGAGATCCCCGATGAGGATGCCGAGAAAATCCTCACGGTCGGAAAAGCATTGGACTACATCAAGGAAAAGTCATAA
- the fabG gene encoding 3-oxoacyl-[acyl-carrier-protein] reductase, which yields MSLQGRVAIVTGAAQGIGRAIAETLAQAGADIVVADLDPSRSQETVKAIEALGRKVLNVKVNVADANDTKAMAEQVMKAWGKIDILVNNAGITRDGLLLRMKEEDWNLVLQVNLNGTFNCTKAVLQPMTKQRYGRIVNIASIVGVMGNAGQANYAASKAAVIGFTKTVGREYATRNVTVNAVAPGFIDTAMTHGLSDDVKETLQKQIPLGRLGTPADIAAAVRFLVSDEAAYITGHVLHVNGGMLMV from the coding sequence ATGTCATTGCAAGGGCGGGTTGCGATAGTCACAGGGGCAGCTCAGGGCATCGGCCGGGCGATTGCGGAAACGCTGGCGCAAGCGGGCGCCGATATCGTCGTCGCGGATCTGGATCCGAGCCGGTCGCAAGAGACGGTGAAGGCGATCGAGGCGTTAGGCCGGAAAGTGCTAAACGTCAAGGTCAATGTGGCGGATGCGAACGATACCAAGGCCATGGCCGAGCAGGTCATGAAGGCCTGGGGTAAGATCGACATTCTGGTCAACAATGCCGGGATCACCCGCGACGGATTGCTGCTCCGCATGAAAGAAGAAGATTGGAATCTGGTGCTGCAGGTCAATCTGAACGGCACGTTCAATTGCACCAAGGCGGTCTTGCAGCCGATGACCAAGCAGCGGTATGGTCGTATCGTGAACATCGCGTCGATCGTGGGCGTGATGGGCAACGCCGGCCAGGCGAATTACGCTGCGTCGAAAGCGGCCGTGATCGGTTTCACCAAGACGGTCGGACGCGAATATGCGACGCGCAATGTGACGGTCAACGCGGTGGCGCCGGGGTTCATCGACACGGCGATGACGCATGGCTTGTCGGACGACGTGAAGGAAACATTGCAGAAACAGATTCCGTTGGGACGGTTGGGTACGCCGGCTGACATTGCGGCGGCGGTCCGCTTTCTTGTTTCAGATGAGGCGGCGTATATTACCGGTCATGTTTTGCATGTGAATGGCGGCATGTTAATGGTATAG